GATGCTCTCAGACAGCTCTAGGTCTTGCTCTTGCTTCAGCCAAGGCAACCCTACACTACTGCTGCGCTGGCTGCGCCTTGCTTCCTTCCCACACCCCCACCAGATACCcccaaaggaagaaaaagccaGAAGGAACAACCGCCTCCTGCTGGTGGATCAAGGTAGAACCTACCAATGACCTCGGAGAGTGTGACAAATCCTCGCACTCCAGCAAGAGACCAGAGACTTCACCAAAGTcgtcccctccccgcccccccccatcccccttatGGAACAGAAAGCCATGTTTTTAAGCAGAGCCAGGGAAACCcaagcccctcccctctctggagTTTCAGACCAATAAAGGAGGTGAAGGGGGACAAAAGGACTTGTTCTCTTGTGCCACAGTGGGAGGGATAAAGAGGTGCTCTCTGCACTCAGGGAGTCTCATTGTGACGCTGGGGCCCTAGTGGGAACAATAAAGAGGTCTGAGATGGAGGGTTCTGGGGCAGTCTGCAGGGTTCAATGATGTTTCCTTTCCATCACTCCCTATCTGGCCCTCTAGCCCTTTGGGGCAACTACCAGGAGGTCAACAGAGTTTTATTCAAAGCTGGCGATCTTCTGTGCCTGACCTGGGGGTCCTCTGGGCAAGGTGCTTAAATTCCTTGCCTGctagatttgttttttgtttttcttcttgctaTCTGCAGCAATCCTCCTGAGTACCACCCCTCTCTAGCCCATCCCCCTTCCCACTGCTTTGTGAAGCAGGGACTGAACACAGTTCACAGCCCAAGAGGTAGACAGGTCCTTAGTCCAGCTTTGGCTGTGGAAGCTGGCTTCTTGGGGCTCAAGAGGCCCACCGAGGCAGTGCAGGGTCGGTGCAGGGACAGATCTGGGCTGTCAGCAGCTAGGCTCCACATAGTTCCCTGGAaagaatccagtgccctctgaGCTGACACCCTCACACCAGCCATCCGAGTAGCGTCGAGTGACACAGATGACGGTGCCTTCAGAGAAGGAGAGCTCATTGTCCTTCTGACGGGTGTATGGGTACAGTGTCACCACTGTGGGGCAGGAAGAGAACCTTGTGAGTTGTcccatcagacacacacacacacacacacacacacacacacagagagagtgatACAGGAGCTATAATACCAGGCCATAGGGGCTTCGAAACAGTCTATTCAATACCAGGCCAGATGCTCTTTCCTAGCAGGCTTCAGAACTCAGCTAATCAGAAAGGAAGGGGATGGAGAACAGAGTAGGCTCACACCTTGACAGGGAGAGCAAACGCCCCTGGGATGGAGAGGTGAAGGCCAaagcaacagaagccagaaaCCTGCCAGTGGATTTAGTGTCTTTCAGTCCCAAGAGTACAAAAGTACCTTTTTCCAAGTAGGCAGCAGGGACCCAGCTGGGCTCATCGGGTCCAAAACCTGGTGGGGGCGGAGGCAGCAGCCCCAGTTCATCCCCCTCCAcagctggaggaggaggcaggagcaaCTCTGCTTCTGGGaaggaagacaaaaaggtaaCATGGGCCACCCCTACATCCTTAAGATCTAACCAGTTCCTGTCATCACTCATAATGCCTCTAGCCCACTGCTGGTGCTTAGCACAGGGTAGACAGATCCGGCCTGACAACCCCTAGGCAGGTGGCTGAAGCTATAAAGGTCCTGTTAAGAgagaaccaggcagtggtggcacccgCCTttaaacttgggaggcagaggcaggcggatttctgagttcgaggccagcctggtctacagagtgagttccaggacagccaggactacacagagaaaccctgtctcggggggggggggggggagagagagagagagagagagagagagagagagagagagagagaggcttcgAACACAAGGCTAGTGTAACATAGTCTCGGTTCACTGCTTCCCTGGGGGTTCCTGGGGAACACAGGGCTGGACGAGAGACTCAAGGTGAATATTGAGAAGGTGGGACACATCTTACCCGGAGGGCGCGGGGACACCTCCagcggagggggagggggcggcAAGAAGACCTCAGCAGACAatggtggaggaggtggggttacaggtgctacaggtggaggaggtggggttGCAGGTGCTACCTGTCCCTTGGACTGGGAGATCCCACTGGCACCTTCCGCACTGCTAAAAGACCAGACCATATGCTGATAAGGGACTCCTTCTAACCCAGCGTCCCCGAGGGTCCCCACCCCTCCTAGCAAAATCTGCCCTACAATTATTTTCCCCAGCCAGTGGTTTTTAGTTTTCTCAACCACAAGTCTGCTTGGAAGCCTCCTCTCAAAATCTACCTGCTGTCTACCCACCCACTGGACTCAAACGCTCACCCTGCTGAGgccaaggaagaggcagaggaggcagcgGAGAGCTTGCCATCGGGCACTGCCGGGAGCTGCACCGGCTCAGGGATCCGGGGTGGTCTCCtagggggtggagtggggtggcaTAAGGAAGGAGGGGTCTCTGTTGAGCAAGGCTTAGGGTTGAGGAAGGGCGACTCGCAGAGGGAGAAGCTGGGCGCCAGGCGCAGCAGCATCAAGGCGTCAGGTGCTgcgggtgaggggtggggggaagcagctgagaaccactgctgagTGGCTGGGCAGGGCTGGTTCACATGGCCTGAGGCCTCACCCCAGCGTGGCGGAAGCAGGTGTAGCAGTCGCCTTTATGCTCTTGCGAGACAGGGTCCCGGTCCGTGACAGCTGCGTGCTCAAGTCCTGAAGGGAGGATAGGGGTGACATCTGGGACAAGGGGAGCCATTCTTACCCTCATCTCTgagaggaaatgggggaggggagggcgaCAACTGGGAGGGCCAGCCAGACTCAGCAAGTTCCTACTTCCACTTCTcagccctcctcccaccccaccccttaaGCCTGCAGCAGGTCCCCCAAAGCCATCCCACAGAAAGAAACCCGCAGCACAGACGTGCGTCTGAGGGCCACTTCCTCTGCATAGCCACAGTGACTGAGTTGGCCTTTGCACCCCCACACTATCTCAAATTCCCAGGGACCTGGGTAGCTTGGTGGGCCTTAGTTCTGATTAGGCTTTGTACTCTGCCAGGAGCTGAGTAGTCGGTGGAGACAGAACACACATCACACGAAACTCATCGTTTTTTCATAAACCTATGGAAGTGACCTCCCCAAATTCAAGGCAGGGGGATGGCAGAACCCAAGACACTTAGGAAAGTCTCAACGATAGGGTGCATCTCCCAAGGCATGAGACACCTAGGTAACTggcccccctccccctcccgcaTGAGCACCTGGGGCTCATGGTCTCAGTCACCCTGCCCCACTAGAGACAAGACGTGAGAATAAAGGGTAAGTTGGAGGCTGGGCACATAGCTCAGGGATGGAACTTCTGAGTTTATAGAAGGCCTGGGTTCCATCCACAGcaccaccaaaagaaaaacaaagataagaaGGCTGGACAGGAAAGAGGGAGGTATAGGGACCTGGGAACTGAAGGAAAGAGTTATTTTCTCTTCTGGGGATCTGGCATAATATCAAGGGGTTAAGACCCAAGAAAGTGTCTAATCTAATCTGACATGAAGCAGTAGGGACAAAATGTGAAAAGGTCCCCTCCACTAactctgctttctgttgctgcctcctgtgtccctaCCACCAGCATTGTGGAGTGACTTCTTAGAGCCATGACCTCAAACCCCCAGACAGAGGAAGTTGCTGTTCTCATGTGGCTGAGGAGTGGTTCTCATGCATGCCCTGacacccttccccctcttccccgtcacatacacacacacacacacacacacacacacacacacacacacaccacacgacccactgggggtgggggcagaggcagTTCATCATCTTCCAGAAGCAGTGTCTGAGTGCAGGGTAGAGGGTAGTCAAGGACCTTGGGAGCGTATGGAGTTTTTAGGCCGTGTGTCCTGGGGTGTGAGAGGAAGGGTTGTGAGGTAgcttagaaagaggagagacaggagggagtgACACGGCAGGACAGGGTGGCAGCAGGGAAGAGCAGGGTTTCCCTTACCTTGATCCCATGGCCAATGTCATCTAAGCAGGCAAAGTTGAGGGTTTTCTGCAGTAGGGAGCGAGGGGAGGCAGGCTCTCAGGAGGGATGACCTTCTGGCTAGGGGGCAGCCGCATGACAGTGGCCAAAGTGCCAATCTCCCTTCTGGCTACCTTCTCCATATGCATGTTCACCATCTGCACGacaaggtgggaggtgggaggagaccGTGAGAAACAGGCTGTTTAACaccattccttcattccttttaagagagagaaagctaatgcagaggcagaggcagagaggcagagaggcagagaggcagagaggcagagaggcagagaggcagagaggcagagaggcagaggcagggcagaggcagaggcagagagagaggcagagagagagggagagagagaggcagaggcagagagagacagagagaggcagagagaggcagaggcaggggcaggtagatctctgtgactttgaaggTAACCTGGTCTATAtgatgagttctaggctagccaggactacatagtgagaccctgtctcaaaacagaggaggagggctggagagatggttcagtggtgaaaagcactgactgttcttccaggtcctgagttcaattcccagcaaccacgtggtgagctcacaaccacctataatgggatctgatgccctgtgcTGGCGTTTCTGAAGATAGCTATGGTGtagtcatataaaataaatcttaacaaacaagggaggaggaaagaacgGGAGGTAGGGAAACCCAGAGAGAGTGTCATGGCTGTTCAGCAATTGGAGAAAGAGTAACAGGAGAGGAGGGAGCCACTTTAGA
Above is a window of Arvicanthis niloticus isolate mArvNil1 unplaced genomic scaffold, mArvNil1.pat.X pat_scaffold_886_arrow_ctg1, whole genome shotgun sequence DNA encoding:
- the LOC117702510 gene encoding LOW QUALITY PROTEIN: ABI gene family member 3-like (The sequence of the model RefSeq protein was modified relative to this genomic sequence to represent the inferred CDS: inserted 1 base in 1 codon; deleted 1 base in 1 codon); its protein translation is MAELQQLQEFDIPTGREALRGNHSALLRVANYCEENYLQATDKRKALEETMAFTTQALASVAYQVGNLAGHTLRMLDLQGAALRQVEAKMSTLGQMVNMHMEKVARREIGTLATVMRLPPSQKVIPPESLPPLAPYCRKPXNFACLDDIGHGIKDLSTQLSRTGTLSRKSIKATATPASATLGRPPRIPEPVQLPAVPDGKLSAASSASSLASAGSAEGASGISQSKGQVAPATPPPPPVAPVTPPPPPLSAEVFLPPPPPPLEVSPRPPEAELLLPPPPAVEGDELGLLPPPPPGFGPDEPSWVPAAYLEKVVTLYPYTRQKDNELSFSEGTVICVTRRYSDGWCEGVSSEGTGFFPGNYVEPSC